The window TGGTGCAGGCGTTCTCCATCCCGTCCGACTCGATGCAGAACACGCTGCAGGAGGGCGACCGGGTCCTGGTCGACAAGCTCACCCCGTGGTTCGGCTCCGAGCCCGAGCGCGGCGAGGTCGTCGTCTTCCACGACCCCGACGGCTGGCTGAACGGCGAGCCGACCCTGGAGCCCAACGCCGCGCAGCGCGTCCTCGGCTGGATCGGTCTGATGCCGTCCGCGGAGGAGAAGGACCTCATCAAGCGGGTCATCGGCGTCGCCGGCGACACGGTGGAGTGCAACGGCACGGGCCCGCTCAAGGTCAACGGCAAGGCGCTGAACGAGCCGTACGTGTACCCGGGCAACACCCCCTGCACCGTCGACGACACCGGTGGCCAGTTCAAGGTGAAGGTACCCGAGGGCAAAATCTGGGTCATGGGCGACCACCGGCAGAACTCACTGGACTCCCGCTACCACCAGAACGACAGCAACAAGGGCATGGTCCCCGCGAGCCAGGTCGTGGGCCGCGCCATCGTGGTCGCCTGGCCGCCCACCCGCTGGTCCACGCTGCCGATCCCCGACACCTTCGACCAGAACCTGAGCGCCGCCGCACCCGGCGTGCTCGGCCTCGCGGGCGCGGTGCCGCTGGTGCTGTGGCGCCGGCGCCGCCTTCTGGCCGCCGAAAGCCCGAGGGTTACTGGCACGCGTACCGCCGGGTAGGGTGCCGTCCCAGATCGCCGATCTGCCACGGCCCGCGAGGGGCCAGGACGGTCGATTCTCCGACCTGGGGAGCACTGGGATGAGCGGGACGGCACATCGTACGGACGAGGGCCACGGACGGCTCGGCAGCAAGCTGTCGGGACTGGCCGTGGCCCTCGGCTGTGTGCTTTTCATGGGCGGCTTCGTCTGGGGCGCGATCCTCTACGCCCCCTACACCGTGCCCACCGACTCCATGTCCCCCACCATCACCTCCGGGGACCGCATCCTCGCCGAGCGGGTCGACGGCGCCGAGGTCAAGCGCGGCGACGTGGTCGTCTTCCGGCAGGAGACCTGGGGCAACACCCCCATGGTCAAGCGGGTCGTCGCGGTCGGCGGGGACACGGTCGCCTGCTGCACCGACGGCAAGCTGACCGTCAACGGCAAGAAGATCGACGAGGGCTATCTGCCCCCGGGCGAGGACGCCGAGCTGACCGGCATCCCCGAGATCACCGTCCCCAAGGGCCGGCTGTTCCTCCTCGGCGACGAGCGCAGCGGTTCGCTGGACTCCACCGCCCACCTCACGGAGGCCGGCAACGGCACGGTGCCGCGTGCCCACGTGGACGCGCGCGTGGACGCCGTCGTGTGGCCCATGGAGGGCATGCTGGCCCGCCCCACGGGCTTCGAGAAGCTCGGAGGGCTCTCCTCTCCCGGCCCGCTGCGGCTGATCACCGCCGCGCTGATCGTGGGCATGGCGCTGGTCCTGGGCGGCGGGGCCTACGGACCCGTCGCCAAGCGGCTCGGCGGCCGTGGCCGCAGGACGCAGTCGGAGCCGGCCGTTGTCGGCTGAGGACACCTACGAGGGCGGGCTGCGCCGGGTGGCCCGGGTGATCCTGCTGGATCCCCGCGAGCGCATCCTGCTGCTGCACGGGCACGAGCCGGACGATCCGGCCGACGACTGGTGGTTCACGCCCGGCGGCGGCGTGGAGGGCACGGAGACCCGTGAGGAGGCCGCCCTGCGGGAACTCGTGGAGGAGACCGGGATCACGGACGTGGAGCTGGGGCCCGTGCTCTGGCGGCGTCGGTGCTCCTTCCCCTTCGCCGGGCGGCGCTGGGACCAGGACGAGTGGTACTACCTGGCGCGGACCACCGATACGCGCCAGGTCGAGCCCCTCGACGGGAGTCTCACGGAGCTGGAGCGACGCAGTGTCGCCGGAGCACGTTGGTGGACGTGCGGGGAACTGGCCCGGGCGCATGAGACGGTGTACCCGACCAGACTCGCCGAACTGCTTCGCACACTGCTCGACGAGGGTCCCCCGGCCAGACCCGTGGTCCTCGACACCGAAATCGTCTAGGGGCTCGCGGGGACTGGCGCACAATGGTGGGATCGCACGGCTGAAGGGGAACATGCCATGAGCGCCGAGGACCTCGAGAAGTACGAGACCGAGATGGAGCTGAAGCTCTACCGGGAGTACCGCGATGTCGTCGGTCTGTTCAAATATGTGATCGAGACCGAGCGGCGTTTCTACCTGACCAACGACTACGAGATGCAGGTGCACTCGGTCCAGGGTGAAGTGTTCTTCGAGGTGTCGATGGCGGACGCCTGGGTGTGGGACATGTACCGGCCGGCTCGTTTCGTGAAGCAGGTGAGGGTGCTCACGTTCAAGGACGTGAACATCGAGGAGCTGAACAAGAGTGATCTGGAGCTGCCGGGCAGCTGACGGGTCCTCGGAGGCGGTGGGCCGCCATCCGTGTGGGTGACGAAGTTGTCCACAATCGGTTGGTTGTCCACCAAGATCCGCTAGCGGACTGATCTGCCCTCAGTGTTGGCGCCGGAGGTGGTGCCGACATGAACAAGGCACGAGGTGCACTCGGAAGGTACGGCGAGGAGCTGGCCGCACGGCGGCTGGCCGAGGCCGGGATGACGGTCCTGGAGCGCAACTGGCGCTGTGGCAGGACCGGCGAGATCGACATCGTGGCCCGCGAGGGGGACGCGCTGGTCGTCTGCGAGGTGAAGACGCGCAGGGCCGGTTCCTTCGAGCACCCTATGGCGGCCGTCACGACCACCAAGGCACAACGGCTGCGCGGCCTCGCCGAACGCTGGCTCCAGGAACACGGGGGGAGCCCGCCGGGCGGCGTCCGCATCGACGTCGTCGGCGTCGTCCTCCCCGCCCGCGGCGCCCCCGTCGTGGAACACGTCCGGGGCGTGGCGTGATGGGATTCGCCCGCACATGCTCCGTGGCCCTCGTGGGTGTCGAGGGTGTCGTCGTCGAGGTCCAGGCCGACCTGGAACCGGGAGTGGCGGCCTTCACGCTGGTGGGGCTGCCGGACAAGAGCCTGACGGAGAGCAGGGACCGGGTCAGGGCGGCGGTGGTCAACTCGGGCGCCGAGTGGCCGCAGAAGAAACTGACGGTGGGACTCAGTCCCGCCTCGGTCCCGAAGGCCGGCAGCGGATTCGACCTGGCGGTCGCCAGCGCGGTCCTCGGCGCCTCCGAGCGGATCGACCCGCGGGTGCTCTGCGACATCGTGATGATCGGAGAGCTGGGACTCGACGGCCGGGTCAGGCCGGTACGGGGGATCCTGCCCGCCGTGCTGGCCGCCGCCGAAGCCGGATACGAGCAGGTGGTGGTGCCCGAGTGCGCCGCAGCCGAGGCCTCGCTGGTGCCCGGCGTCTCGGTACTGGGCGTGCGCACCCTTCGGCAGCTGATCGCCGTGCTGGCGGACGAACCGGTGCCGGACGAGGAGCCCGACGAGGGCCGCCCGGACCCTCTCCTGGCGGGCCTTCGGCTGCCCGGCACGGGGGCGGCCACCGGCATGCACACCGCGGGAGCGGCCCAGCAGGACCTGGGCCACGACCTCGCCGACGTCGTCGGCCAGCTCGCGGCCAGGACCGCCGTGGAGGTGGCGGCGGCGGGCGGACACCACCTTTTCCTGGAAGGCCCGCCGGGCGCGGGCAAGACGATGCTCGCCGAGCGGCTGCCTGCCATCCTGCCGAAGCTGTCCCGGGAGGAGTCGCTGGAGGTCACGGCGGTCCACTCGATCGCCGGTCTTCTGCCGGTGGGGAAACCGCTGGTGGACGAGGCGCCCTACTGCGCCCCGCACCACTCGGCCACGATGCAGGCACTCGTCGGCGGCGGCCAGGGCGTCGCGCGGCCGGGCGCGGTCTCCCTGGCCCACCGTGGGGTCCTCTTCCTCGACGAGACCCCCGAGTTCGGCAGTCAGGCCCTGGACGCCCTGCGGCAGCCGCTGGAGGCGGGGCACGTCGTGATCGCACGCAGTGCGGGAGTGGTCCGCTTCCCGGCGAAGTTCCTGATGGTGCTGGCCGCGAACCCCTGTCCCTGCGGCCGCTTCTCGCGGACGGACGACCTGTGCGAGTGTCCGCCCGCGTCCGTCCGCCGCTACCAGGCCCGGCTCTCCGGGCCGCTGCTCGACCGGGTCGACCTGCGGGTCGAGATCGACCGCGTCACCCGGTCCGAACTGACCCGGCGCGGGGCCCGGGGCGAGTCCACGGCGACCGTGGCCGACCGGGTGCGCGCGGCCAGGGAACGGGCGGCCGGACGTCTGCTCGCGACGCCCTGGCGGACGAACAGCGAGGTGCCGGGGCGTGAACTGCGCAGCCGGTGGCACGCGACCCCGGGTGCGATGGACGAGGCCGAGCGCTGCCTGGAACGGGGAGTGCTGACCGCGCGGGGCCTGGACCGGGTGCTCCGCGTCGCCTGGACCGTCGCGGACCTCGTAGGCCACGACCGTCCGGACGCGACGGACGTCAACCTGGCTCTGCAGCTGCGCACCGGTGTCCCGCGCGGCGCGCCGATGGCGATCGGGTCGCTGACATGAGGACGGCGGACCCGGGCTCGTCGGCGGGTGCGCCATGACCGGCGGCGGGTGTGCCATGGACGGCAAGGGCCCGCCGGACGCCGAGCGGCGCGACCGGGCCTTCCTGGCCCGGGTCCTCGAACCCGGGGACGAACTCGGTGGGCGGTGGCTCCGGGAGTTCGGCGCCAGGGAACTGGTGCGCAGGCTCTCCGACGGCGGGCGTCCCCTGCCGGGCGCCTCGCAGAAGCGGTGGGCGGGGCTGTGCGCCCGCTCCGACCGCGCCGACCCCGAAGGGGACCTGGCCACCGCGCGGGCGTCCGGAGTCCGGTTCCTCGTGCCCGGGGACGCCGAGTGGCCCGGGCAGCTCGATGACCTCGGGGACGGGCGGCCCGTGGGGCTGTGGGTGCGGGGGAAGGCTCATGTGCGGATGTGGGCGCTGCGGTCGGTGGCTGTGGTGGGGGCGCGGGCCTGCACGGAGTACGGGGTCCATATGGCGGCCACGCTGGGGGCGGGGCTGGCCGAGCGGGGGTGGGTGGTCGTGTCCGGCGGCGCGTACGGCGTGGACGGGGCCGCGCATCGCGGGGCGCTCGGGGCCGGTGGTGCGACGATCGCCGTGCTGGCCTGCGGGGTGGACCGGCCGTACCCGAGAGGGCATGTGCAGTTGATCAGCCGGATCGCCGAACAGGGTCTGGTGGTGGGGGAGTTGGCGCCGGGTGAGCATCCGACGCAGAGCCGCTTCCTTCTGCGCAACCGGGTCATCGCCGCGCTCACCCGGGGGACCGTGGTCGTGGAGGCGGCCTACCGCAGCGGCGCGCTGGTCACGGCACGGGCCGCGCAGCGGCTGGGCCGCATCACGATGGGTGTCCCCGGCCCCGCGACCTCGGCCCTCTCGGCGGGGGTGCACGAACTGCTGCGGGGCGAGGCCGCCCTCGTGTCCGACGCCGCCGAAGTCGTCGAGCTGGTGGGCGACATGGGAGAGCTGGCGCCCGACCGACGGGGGCCCGTGCTCCCCCGTGACCTGCTGGAACCCGGCGCGCGGCAGGTCCTCGCCGCGTTGCCGGGGCTGGGGGCCGCGGCCCCCGACGAGGTCGCCCGGGGCGCGGGCACGAGCGTCGACGACGCGGTCGGGAGACTGTACGAACTCCGCGCACTCGGATACGTCGAACGACACGGCGACGGCTGGAAGTTGACACGCCAGGCGATGATCTCCGTCTCGCCGGATCACGGACGAGGTTGACCGAGGGTGTTCGGCCGTCCGGGGGAACGCCGACAGCCTTGCGGTTTCCGGCAGTTGGCCTTTCGCGCCGGTCACACAGTGCGATCACCCGAGCGCCGTGTGTCGTCCAGCGGAACGTATCTGCGCACCGGCGATCCGTCGGCCTTCGCGCAATGCGACTCCCCAGTCACGCTACGCTCACGAGGATTCCGTCTCAGGACAGGCAACTCGACATCAGACCGACAGCTCACCCAGGCATCCCCAGTTCACGGCAGAACGGCACTAGGCGACGAATGCCCCAGCACACCTCCGGGTCTGACCGGGCGGCGGTACCCTCCGCCGCTCGCGGCACCGTGCGCCCGCCCGCCCCCTCGACACTCGACGAGTTGTGGCGGACGTACAAGACGAGCGGCGACGAGCGGCTGCGCGAGCAGCTGATCCTGCACTACTCACCGCTGGTGAAGTACGTCGCGGGACGGGTGAGCGTCGGGCTGCCGGCCAACGTCGAGCAGGCCGACTTCGTCTCCTCCGGGGTCTTCGGGCTCATCGACGCGATCGAGAAGTTCGACATCGACCGCGAGATCAAGTTCGAGACGTACGCGATCACCCGGATCCGCGGTGCCATGATCGACGAGCTGCGTGCGCTGGACTGGATCCCCCGTTCGGTGCGGCAGAAAGCGCGCAATGTGGAGCGGGCCTACGCCACCTTGGAGTCACGGCTCAGACGCACCCCGAGCGAGGGCGAGGTCGCCGCCGAGATGGGGATCGCGGTCGACGAACTGCACGCGGTGTTCAGCCAGTTGTCGCTCGCCAACGTGGTGGCGCTGGAGGAGCTGCTGCACGTCGGGGGCGAGGGCGGTGACCGGCTGAGCCTGATGGACACGCTGGAGGACACCGCCGCGGACAACCCGGTCGAGGTCGCCGAGGACCGTGAGCTGCGCCGCTTCCTGGCGCGTGCCATCAACACGCTGCCGGAGCGGGAGAAGACCGTCGTCACGCTGTACTACTACGAGGGGCTCACCCTCGCGGAGATCGGGAACGTGCTGGGGGTCACCGAGAGCCGGGTGAGCCAGATCCACACGAAGTCGGTGCTGCAGCTGCGGGCGAAGCTGGCGAGTTTCGGCCGCTGACCTGGTCGGGTGCGGATCGGTGCGGTGAGCTGCGGTGCGGTGAGGACGGGACGAGGTCCGGCGATCGGCGGCCGCGACCGGCCATTGGCGACCGCGACGGGCGACCGCGACCGACAACCGGCGACCGCGACCGGCGACCGGGTCCGGCGACCGGGTCCGGGTCCGGCGATCAGTGTCCGGCGACCCGATGTCCGACGACAAGCGACCCAGCGACCAGCGATCGTGGGTGTCGAGGACGCTTCCGTCGGGGCCGGCCGGGGGAAGGCACTCCCGTGTGCGGCGGTCCGTCCGTAGAGTGGTTTACGTGCCAAGGATTCGAGCGGCCTCCGTGGCCGAGCACCGGTCGATGCAGCGAGCCGCCCTGCTGGACGCGGCACGATGCCTGTTGTCCGAGGGCGGGACGGAGGCGCTGACCTTTCCGGCGCTCGCCGAGCGCACCGGTCTGGCGCGGTCCTCCGTGTACGAGTACTTCCGGTCGCGGGCCGCCGTGGTCGAGGAGTTGTGCGAGGTCGACTTTCCCGTCTGGGCGGCGGAGGTCGAGGCGGCGATGGCCGCGGTCGAGCGGCCCGAGGGCAAGGTCGAGGCGTACGTCCGCAAGCAGTTGGAGCTGGTCGGCGACCGACGGCACCGGGCCGTGGTGGCGATCTCGGCGAGTGAGTTGGACGCCGGGGCGCGGGAGAAGATCCGGGCCGCGCACGGTGGGCTCGTCGCGATGATCGTGGAGGCGCTCGCCGCCCTCGGGCAGGAGGAGCCCCGGCTGGCCGCGATGCTCGTGCAGGGGGTCGTGGACGCGGCTGTGCGGCGTATCGAACTGGGGGCCGCCGAGGATCCCTCCGTGGTCACCGCGGCGGCCGTGGGGATGGCTCTGCGGGGTGTGCGGGGCTGAGCCCTCGTGGTCCGGTGTCCTCTGCCGGGGCCGGGAGAGGCAGGTTGTCGTTCGTCGGCGCCGTGGGGTGCCGCCCGCTCACTCGTGCCGCCCGCTCACTCGTGCCGCCCGGGGCTGAGGTCGGCCGGGCGGCTACTCGGGCACCGGCAGCAGGCGTGACGGGCCCCTGCGCAGCAGCCACGGCGGCAGCAGCGACAAAGGATCCAGGTAGGTCTCGCCTCTGCGCAGGCCCCAGTGGAGGCATGCCGTCGGGCAGTGGGAGGGGGCCGGCTCCAGGGTGCCCAGGAGGGTGCCCGCGGTCACCTCGTCGCCCTTCTTCACCGTGGTCCGGACCGGTTCGTAGGTCGTGCGCAGAGGCGGGTCGCCGGTGCCGGTCAGTTCGACCGTGACGACTCCCCGGCCCGCCACCCGGCCGGCGAAGAAGACACGGCCCGCCGCCACCGCCCGTACCGGGGAGCCGGCCGGGGCGGACAGGTCGACGCCCCGGTGCCCTCGCGCGTAGGGGGTGGGCGGCGGTTCCCAGGCACGGACCACCAAGGGGCGCAGGCCCACCGGCCAGACGCGGCCCACCCCGGGGACGGGCTCCCCGGGTAAGGGATCACCGGACAGGGGTGGCCCCGGGGCGGCACGCGGCGCCGTCGTCCAGGCCGTGGCCAGGAGGGTCGCCGTCAGGCACAGCAGGATCGTCCACACACCGGCGGGTCGGCGGACCGTTCGCTCATGGGGCGTCTCGTCGGACATGGGGGAAGCGTCCCGCGCACCGGGCGATCACGGCCGGGATCTGTGGAGTACCGACCGGTTGTGGATATCGGCGTCACCCGGGGCCTCGCGGGTCCCGTACACTTCTGGTGGCGATCCGGGTCACCGGGTCGACTTCGCACGCCCCGGTACGAGGCCCGTCTGTGGTCCGTATCAGCGCTCCTCGGTCCCTAGTGGCAACGGCGCAACGCGGGCGTCAGGCGCGGGAGCCGTCCGGTTCCCGCGGCACAACCGAGCAAATCAAGGAGAACGGCCATGGCCGTCGTCACGATGCGGGAGCTGCTGGAAAGCGGCGTCCACTTCGGTCACCAGACCCGTCGCTGGAACCCGAAGATGAAGCGCTTCATCTTCACCGAGCGCAACGGCATCTACATCATCGACCTGCTCCAGTCGCTGTCGTACATCGACCGCGCCTACGAGTTCGTCAAGGAGACCGTCGCCCACGGCGGCACGGTCATGTTCGTCGGCACGAAGAAGCAGGCGCAGGAGGCGATCGCCGAGCAGGCGACCCGCGTCGGCATGCCCTACGTCAACCAGCGCTGGCTGGGCGGCATGCTCACCAACTTCTCGACCGTCTACAAGCGTCTGCAGCGCCTCAAGGAGCTCGAGCAGATCGACTTCGAGGACGTCGCCGCGTCGGGTCTGACCAAGAAGGAGCTTCTCGTGCTCTCGCGCGAGAAGGCCAAGCTGGAGAAGACCCTCGGTGGTATCCGCGAGATGTCCAAGGTGCCCAGCGCCGTCTGGATCGTGGACACCAAGAAGGAGCACATCGCGGTCGGTGAGGCCCGGAAGCTCAACATTCCGGTCGTCGCCATCCTCGACACCAACTGCGACCCCGACGAGGTCGACTACAAGATCCCGGGCAACGACGACGCGATCCGCTCCGTCACGCTGCTCACCCGTGTGATCGCCGACGCGGTCGCCGAGGGCCTCATCTCCCGCTCCCGGGTCGCCACCGAGGGCAAGGGCGACAAGGCCGCGGGCGAGCCGCTGGCCGCGTGGGAGCGCGACCTGCTCGAGGGCGAGAAGAAGGCCGACGAGGCTCCGGCCGCCGCTGAGGCTCCGGCTGCAGCCGAGGCCGCCGCTGAGGCTCCCGCCGAGGCCGCTGCCGAGGCTCCCGCCGCCGAGGAGGCCCCGGCCGCCGCCGAGGCTCCGGCCGCGGACGCCGAGCAGGCCTGACCTTCACGGTCGTAGCGCTGTCGGGACGACGGCGGGTGGCGCCGAGCGCGCCACCCGCCGTTCACCCGCAGCCCGTAGATCTTCGGCGGGCGCTCGTCCTACGAGCGGCGGCGGACGCCGACTTCGAGACTTCGAACTCCGAGAAGAGATTCACAGATCATGGCGAACTACACCGCCGCCGACGTCAAGAAGCTCCGTGAGCTCACCGGCGCCGGCATGATGGACTGCAAGAAGGCGCTGGACGAGGCCGATGGCAGCGTCGACAAGGCCGTCGAGGCCCTGCGCATCAAGGGCCAGAAGGGCGTCGCCAAGCGCGAGGGCCGCTCCGCCGAGAACGGCGCCGTGGTCTCCCTCATCGCCGACGACAACACCTCCGGTGTCCTGGTCGAGCTGAAGTGCGAGACGGACTTCGTCGCCAAGGGCGAGAAGTTCCAGGCCGCCGCCGCGGCGGTCGCCGAGCACGTCGCCAAGACCTCCCCGGCGGACCTGGAGGCCCTGCTCGCCTCCGAGATCGAGGCCGGCAAGACCGTCCAGGCGTACGTCGACGAGGCCAACGCCAACCTCGGCGAGAAGATCGTCCTCGACCGCTTCGCGCAGTACGCCGACGGTTTCGTCTTCGCCTACATGCACCGCACCATGCCCGACCTGCCCCCGCAGATCGGTGTCCTGGTCGAGCTGGACAAGGCCGACGCCGCCGTGGCCAAGGGCATCGCCCAGCACATCGCCGCCTTCGCGCCGAAGTACCTCTCCAAGGAGGACGTGCCGGCCGAGGTCGTCGAGTCCGAGCGCCGCGTCGCCGAGGAGACCACCCGCGCCGAGGGCAAGCCCGAGGCCGCCCTGCCGAAGATCGTCGAGGGTCGCCTCAACGGCTTCTTCAAGGACGCCACGCTGCTCGGCCAGCCGTACGCGCTGGACAACAAGAAGTCGGTCCAGAAGGTCCTGGACGAGGCCGGTGTCACCCTGAAGCGCTTCACGCGCATCAAGGTCGGCATCTGAGTCCGTTACGCGACGGGCGCCCGGCCCCGATAGGGTCGGGTGCAGTCGTTCGCGTACGCCGCCCCGCGCGCGTGACGCGATGCGGACGACAGCAGATCTGACGAGGAGGCCATTGCCGAGCATGGGATGCGAACACCACCCCACCGGCAATGGCCTTCTTCGTATGTGCGACACGTGAAGAGGCGAGATCTCCATGACCACCAAGCCCGAGAAGAGCGACGTACGCAAAGCGGACCGCGGACGGTTCATGCTGAAGCTGTCCGGAGAGGCGTTCTCCGGGGGCGGTGGCCTCGGCGT is drawn from Streptomyces bottropensis ATCC 25435 and contains these coding sequences:
- the lepB gene encoding signal peptidase I, whose protein sequence is MGSEGSADSGNDSPGPADGGEDARTSADDGDQQARPRKKQRSFWKELPILVGIALVLALLIKTFLVQAFSIPSDSMQNTLQEGDRVLVDKLTPWFGSEPERGEVVVFHDPDGWLNGEPTLEPNAAQRVLGWIGLMPSAEEKDLIKRVIGVAGDTVECNGTGPLKVNGKALNEPYVYPGNTPCTVDDTGGQFKVKVPEGKIWVMGDHRQNSLDSRYHQNDSNKGMVPASQVVGRAIVVAWPPTRWSTLPIPDTFDQNLSAAAPGVLGLAGAVPLVLWRRRRLLAAESPRVTGTRTAG
- the lepB gene encoding signal peptidase I codes for the protein MSGTAHRTDEGHGRLGSKLSGLAVALGCVLFMGGFVWGAILYAPYTVPTDSMSPTITSGDRILAERVDGAEVKRGDVVVFRQETWGNTPMVKRVVAVGGDTVACCTDGKLTVNGKKIDEGYLPPGEDAELTGIPEITVPKGRLFLLGDERSGSLDSTAHLTEAGNGTVPRAHVDARVDAVVWPMEGMLARPTGFEKLGGLSSPGPLRLITAALIVGMALVLGGGAYGPVAKRLGGRGRRTQSEPAVVG
- a CDS encoding NUDIX hydrolase translates to MSAEDTYEGGLRRVARVILLDPRERILLLHGHEPDDPADDWWFTPGGGVEGTETREEAALRELVEETGITDVELGPVLWRRRCSFPFAGRRWDQDEWYYLARTTDTRQVEPLDGSLTELERRSVAGARWWTCGELARAHETVYPTRLAELLRTLLDEGPPARPVVLDTEIV
- a CDS encoding DUF2469 domain-containing protein — encoded protein: MSAEDLEKYETEMELKLYREYRDVVGLFKYVIETERRFYLTNDYEMQVHSVQGEVFFEVSMADAWVWDMYRPARFVKQVRVLTFKDVNIEELNKSDLELPGS
- a CDS encoding YraN family protein; this encodes MNKARGALGRYGEELAARRLAEAGMTVLERNWRCGRTGEIDIVAREGDALVVCEVKTRRAGSFEHPMAAVTTTKAQRLRGLAERWLQEHGGSPPGGVRIDVVGVVLPARGAPVVEHVRGVA
- a CDS encoding YifB family Mg chelatase-like AAA ATPase is translated as MGFARTCSVALVGVEGVVVEVQADLEPGVAAFTLVGLPDKSLTESRDRVRAAVVNSGAEWPQKKLTVGLSPASVPKAGSGFDLAVASAVLGASERIDPRVLCDIVMIGELGLDGRVRPVRGILPAVLAAAEAGYEQVVVPECAAAEASLVPGVSVLGVRTLRQLIAVLADEPVPDEEPDEGRPDPLLAGLRLPGTGAATGMHTAGAAQQDLGHDLADVVGQLAARTAVEVAAAGGHHLFLEGPPGAGKTMLAERLPAILPKLSREESLEVTAVHSIAGLLPVGKPLVDEAPYCAPHHSATMQALVGGGQGVARPGAVSLAHRGVLFLDETPEFGSQALDALRQPLEAGHVVIARSAGVVRFPAKFLMVLAANPCPCGRFSRTDDLCECPPASVRRYQARLSGPLLDRVDLRVEIDRVTRSELTRRGARGESTATVADRVRAARERAAGRLLATPWRTNSEVPGRELRSRWHATPGAMDEAERCLERGVLTARGLDRVLRVAWTVADLVGHDRPDATDVNLALQLRTGVPRGAPMAIGSLT
- the dprA gene encoding DNA-processing protein DprA, giving the protein MTGGGCAMDGKGPPDAERRDRAFLARVLEPGDELGGRWLREFGARELVRRLSDGGRPLPGASQKRWAGLCARSDRADPEGDLATARASGVRFLVPGDAEWPGQLDDLGDGRPVGLWVRGKAHVRMWALRSVAVVGARACTEYGVHMAATLGAGLAERGWVVVSGGAYGVDGAAHRGALGAGGATIAVLACGVDRPYPRGHVQLISRIAEQGLVVGELAPGEHPTQSRFLLRNRVIAALTRGTVVVEAAYRSGALVTARAAQRLGRITMGVPGPATSALSAGVHELLRGEAALVSDAAEVVELVGDMGELAPDRRGPVLPRDLLEPGARQVLAALPGLGAAAPDEVARGAGTSVDDAVGRLYELRALGYVERHGDGWKLTRQAMISVSPDHGRG
- the whiG gene encoding RNA polymerase sigma factor WhiG; protein product: MPQHTSGSDRAAVPSAARGTVRPPAPSTLDELWRTYKTSGDERLREQLILHYSPLVKYVAGRVSVGLPANVEQADFVSSGVFGLIDAIEKFDIDREIKFETYAITRIRGAMIDELRALDWIPRSVRQKARNVERAYATLESRLRRTPSEGEVAAEMGIAVDELHAVFSQLSLANVVALEELLHVGGEGGDRLSLMDTLEDTAADNPVEVAEDRELRRFLARAINTLPEREKTVVTLYYYEGLTLAEIGNVLGVTESRVSQIHTKSVLQLRAKLASFGR
- a CDS encoding TetR/AcrR family transcriptional regulator, translated to MAEHRSMQRAALLDAARCLLSEGGTEALTFPALAERTGLARSSVYEYFRSRAAVVEELCEVDFPVWAAEVEAAMAAVERPEGKVEAYVRKQLELVGDRRHRAVVAISASELDAGAREKIRAAHGGLVAMIVEALAALGQEEPRLAAMLVQGVVDAAVRRIELGAAEDPSVVTAAAVGMALRGVRG
- a CDS encoding M23 family metallopeptidase, which translates into the protein MSDETPHERTVRRPAGVWTILLCLTATLLATAWTTAPRAAPGPPLSGDPLPGEPVPGVGRVWPVGLRPLVVRAWEPPPTPYARGHRGVDLSAPAGSPVRAVAAGRVFFAGRVAGRGVVTVELTGTGDPPLRTTYEPVRTTVKKGDEVTAGTLLGTLEPAPSHCPTACLHWGLRRGETYLDPLSLLPPWLLRRGPSRLLPVPE
- the rpsB gene encoding 30S ribosomal protein S2, producing the protein MAVVTMRELLESGVHFGHQTRRWNPKMKRFIFTERNGIYIIDLLQSLSYIDRAYEFVKETVAHGGTVMFVGTKKQAQEAIAEQATRVGMPYVNQRWLGGMLTNFSTVYKRLQRLKELEQIDFEDVAASGLTKKELLVLSREKAKLEKTLGGIREMSKVPSAVWIVDTKKEHIAVGEARKLNIPVVAILDTNCDPDEVDYKIPGNDDAIRSVTLLTRVIADAVAEGLISRSRVATEGKGDKAAGEPLAAWERDLLEGEKKADEAPAAAEAPAAAEAAAEAPAEAAAEAPAAEEAPAAAEAPAADAEQA
- the tsf gene encoding translation elongation factor Ts encodes the protein MANYTAADVKKLRELTGAGMMDCKKALDEADGSVDKAVEALRIKGQKGVAKREGRSAENGAVVSLIADDNTSGVLVELKCETDFVAKGEKFQAAAAAVAEHVAKTSPADLEALLASEIEAGKTVQAYVDEANANLGEKIVLDRFAQYADGFVFAYMHRTMPDLPPQIGVLVELDKADAAVAKGIAQHIAAFAPKYLSKEDVPAEVVESERRVAEETTRAEGKPEAALPKIVEGRLNGFFKDATLLGQPYALDNKKSVQKVLDEAGVTLKRFTRIKVGI